The following proteins are encoded in a genomic region of Streptomyces sp. NBC_01723:
- a CDS encoding ABC transporter ATP-binding protein, whose protein sequence is MRRTGPAAAHVPVPKRRILKLFRPYRRSLLFVGVLVVASSLVSLVNPFLIREIIDVALPQGRTGLLSVLALGMVVVAVANSSFNVWQTYLSAKVGQLVMHDLRTAVYSHLQRMSLAFFTRTRTGEVQSRIANDIGGMQVTVTTTATALVSDVTTVLTTVTAMALLDWRLTLASLFVLPGFVWVSRHVGDELRVLTRARQRQFADLSSNVQESLSVSGIMLGHTMGRSRSLSDAFAGQSRKLTDIEVRASTAGLWYQSTIWIVMAAMPAVIYWVAGLSAGGGHMSVSIGALVAFATLQQILFRPAQRLLTIGLDIQSSLELFGRIFEYLDLPVDVAEPERPVVPASLRGEVQLRGVGFRYAGAERATLEGVDVTVGAGRSLAVVGETGSGKTTLSYLIPRLYDATSGVVTIDGVDVRDLSFDTLAAAVGVVSQETYLFHASVADNLRFAKPDASDEELVAAARVAHIHDYLMSLPDGYDTVVGERGYRFSGGEKQRLAIARAILRDPPVLVLDEATSALDTQTERAVQQAVDAASAGRTTITVAHRLSTVRNADEILVLDGGRVAERGTHDELLALGGHYATLVRRDGEMAVV, encoded by the coding sequence GTGAGGCGCACCGGGCCGGCCGCTGCTCATGTTCCTGTGCCCAAGCGGCGCATTCTCAAGCTGTTCCGTCCCTACCGCAGGAGCCTGCTGTTCGTCGGGGTGCTGGTGGTGGCTTCGTCGCTGGTCTCTCTCGTCAATCCGTTCCTGATCCGCGAGATCATCGATGTGGCGCTGCCGCAGGGCAGGACGGGGCTGCTGTCCGTGCTCGCGCTGGGCATGGTCGTCGTCGCGGTCGCGAACAGCTCGTTCAACGTGTGGCAGACCTATCTGTCCGCGAAGGTCGGCCAGCTCGTCATGCACGATCTGCGGACCGCCGTCTACTCCCATCTGCAGCGCATGTCGCTGGCCTTCTTCACCCGGACCCGTACCGGTGAGGTGCAGTCGCGGATCGCCAACGACATCGGCGGGATGCAGGTGACGGTGACGACGACGGCGACGGCGCTGGTGTCGGACGTGACCACGGTGCTCACGACGGTCACCGCGATGGCGCTGCTCGACTGGCGGCTCACCCTCGCCTCGCTGTTCGTGCTGCCGGGTTTCGTGTGGGTGAGCCGTCATGTCGGGGACGAGCTGCGGGTCCTGACCCGTGCGCGGCAGCGTCAGTTCGCCGACCTGTCGTCGAACGTCCAGGAGTCGCTGTCGGTCAGCGGGATCATGCTCGGTCACACCATGGGCCGTTCGCGTTCGCTCAGTGACGCGTTCGCGGGGCAGTCGCGCAAGCTGACCGACATCGAGGTGCGGGCCAGCACGGCGGGCCTGTGGTATCAGTCCACGATCTGGATCGTGATGGCGGCCATGCCGGCGGTGATCTACTGGGTGGCGGGGCTGAGTGCCGGCGGCGGCCACATGTCCGTCTCCATCGGTGCGCTGGTCGCGTTCGCCACGCTCCAGCAGATCCTGTTCCGGCCGGCGCAGCGGCTGCTGACGATCGGTCTGGACATTCAGAGTTCCCTGGAGTTGTTCGGCCGGATCTTCGAGTATCTCGACCTGCCCGTGGACGTGGCCGAGCCGGAGCGGCCGGTGGTGCCGGCGAGTCTGCGGGGCGAGGTGCAGTTGCGCGGGGTCGGTTTCCGCTATGCGGGGGCCGAGCGGGCGACGCTGGAGGGTGTCGATGTGACGGTGGGCGCGGGGCGCAGTCTCGCCGTCGTCGGGGAGACCGGGTCGGGCAAGACGACGCTGAGTTACCTCATTCCGCGGCTGTACGACGCGACGTCGGGCGTGGTGACGATCGATGGTGTCGATGTGCGTGACCTGTCGTTCGACACGCTTGCCGCCGCTGTGGGTGTGGTCTCCCAGGAGACGTATCTCTTCCATGCGTCGGTCGCGGACAATCTGCGGTTCGCCAAGCCGGACGCGAGTGACGAGGAGCTGGTCGCGGCGGCGCGGGTGGCGCACATCCACGACTATCTGATGTCGCTGCCCGACGGCTACGACACGGTGGTGGGCGAGCGCGGGTACCGGTTCTCCGGCGGGGAGAAGCAGCGGCTGGCCATCGCACGGGCGATCCTGCGTGATCCGCCGGTGCTGGTGCTGGACGAGGCGACCAGTGCGCTGGACACGCAGACCGAGCGGGCCGTGCAGCAGGCCGTCGACGCGGCGAGCGCCGGCCGTACGACGATCACGGTCGCGCACCGGCTGTCGACCGTCCGCAACGCCGACGAGATCCTGGTCCTGGACGGGGGGCGGGTCGCCGAGCGCGGCACCCATGACGAACTGCTCGCCCTGGGCGGTCATTACGCGACGCTGGTGCGGCGGGACGGCGAGATGGCCGTGGTGTAG
- a CDS encoding TrkA C-terminal domain-containing protein produces the protein MGQRVTHLVRGRKLDYIEFEDDFAMVKTNPPADIIGLLLSNSAVRTRYGITVVAIKLPGEGFTHATAETVVEADGTIIVAGRTRATERLSELQ, from the coding sequence ATGGGCCAGCGCGTCACCCACCTCGTACGAGGCCGGAAGCTGGACTACATCGAGTTCGAGGACGACTTCGCCATGGTCAAGACCAACCCTCCGGCCGACATCATCGGCCTCCTCCTGTCCAACAGCGCCGTCCGCACCCGTTACGGCATCACGGTCGTCGCCATCAAACTCCCCGGCGAAGGCTTCACTCACGCCACCGCCGAAACCGTCGTGGAAGCAGACGGCACCATCATCGTCGCCGGACGCACCCGCGCGACCGAACGCTTGAGCGAACTCCAGTAA
- a CDS encoding FAD-dependent monooxygenase — protein sequence MTTAMRDVPRSGNRDERQGAAIVVGASLAGLMTALALSHAGVDVTMLERSGAAPRARKGAALGGVSEGLLSRITGSRHAHGGSAPLSSVAPGVQSWMAVHARLRAAADADPYIELRPHTLVRSVDQDADSAWVITSDQQTFRGDVVIGADGHGSVVRVGVAPDKPDAAFAGYLIWLGLTNESSLASSRRLPRDVDILSGGEDYLLGYPLPGPDGSVAPGSRQVGWAWYDASHNNLLCETGSVVGNVVRRSLTSGDIPEATLRELADKAEDLWPSPWREAILDCIERRAVIGTPIAEYVPDKLVNGRLALVGDAAHVPTPMTGSGFSASLHDAEAVAESVAAGVRGSTVAQALGEYERKRLGNVRGMVQSGQQFSRSFTGRAA from the coding sequence ATGACCACAGCTATGCGCGACGTGCCCCGTTCCGGGAACCGGGACGAGCGCCAGGGCGCCGCCATCGTCGTCGGTGCATCTCTCGCGGGTCTGATGACCGCTTTGGCCCTGTCGCACGCCGGAGTCGACGTGACGATGCTGGAGCGATCGGGAGCCGCCCCTCGGGCCCGGAAGGGGGCTGCTCTCGGCGGGGTGAGTGAGGGCCTCCTCAGCAGAATCACGGGATCTCGTCACGCACACGGCGGTTCGGCGCCACTGAGTTCAGTGGCCCCCGGTGTGCAGAGCTGGATGGCGGTCCACGCCCGGCTCCGGGCGGCCGCCGACGCCGACCCCTATATCGAGCTGCGCCCCCATACGCTCGTACGGAGCGTCGACCAGGACGCGGATTCCGCGTGGGTGATCACCTCGGACCAGCAGACATTCCGAGGTGATGTCGTGATCGGAGCGGATGGCCACGGAAGCGTCGTGCGCGTCGGCGTCGCACCCGACAAGCCCGACGCGGCGTTCGCCGGCTACCTGATCTGGCTCGGCCTCACCAACGAGTCCTCGCTCGCGTCCTCGCGCCGCCTGCCGCGGGACGTCGACATCCTCAGTGGCGGAGAGGACTATCTCCTCGGCTACCCACTGCCCGGCCCCGACGGTTCCGTCGCCCCGGGCTCGCGCCAGGTCGGCTGGGCCTGGTACGACGCGAGCCACAACAATCTCCTATGCGAAACGGGCAGTGTTGTCGGCAACGTCGTGCGTCGGTCGCTCACCTCCGGCGACATACCGGAGGCGACCTTGCGCGAGCTCGCGGACAAAGCCGAAGACCTGTGGCCGTCGCCCTGGCGTGAGGCCATCCTCGATTGCATCGAGCGGCGTGCCGTCATCGGCACCCCCATCGCCGAGTACGTCCCCGATAAACTCGTTAACGGGCGTCTTGCCCTGGTGGGAGATGCCGCGCATGTGCCGACGCCGATGACCGGCTCGGGCTTCAGCGCATCGCTCCACGACGCCGAGGCCGTCGCCGAATCCGTTGCTGCGGGCGTGCGCGGATCGACGGTGGCGCAGGCTCTCGGAGAGTACGAAAGGAAGCGGCTCGGCAACGTCCGCGGCATGGTCCAGTCGGGCCAGCAGTTCAGCCGCTCTTTCACCGGCCGAGCCGCCTGA
- a CDS encoding SMP-30/gluconolactonase/LRE family protein produces MTTKNISMKKPFKLAAISATAAVIVSAPYASAATGQTDAQPAVTHVKTVAAFDFATGDVPENITVAPDNSLTVSMVGTPAGERPALVRITPSGHRTVLVTGQKGDGITGNTRGHDGTVYYNVWSSDASRNGVWKLPPGGTPHRIAALPVDRVPNGLAIDPAGRTLYVADSQKGTVWAVPVAGGPAAAWLVDPALAIKASAPVPYGANGLRFHNGAVWVSNLSKGTLLRVPVTATGTPGRIHTVADGLTGIDDFNFLSDHSNVVFAALNTQNKIVVVYPNGTTRTVLTASDGLASPTATAVRGKRLYITDGGLNEPHDAQVQSGKIDLGALLSH; encoded by the coding sequence ATGACCACGAAAAACATATCCATGAAGAAGCCGTTCAAGCTCGCGGCGATCTCCGCGACGGCAGCCGTCATCGTCTCGGCACCGTACGCGTCCGCCGCGACCGGACAAACGGACGCGCAGCCCGCCGTCACCCATGTGAAGACCGTGGCCGCCTTCGACTTCGCCACCGGCGACGTGCCCGAGAACATCACCGTCGCCCCGGACAATTCGCTGACCGTCTCGATGGTGGGCACGCCCGCGGGCGAACGGCCGGCACTGGTGCGGATCACGCCGTCCGGGCACCGCACGGTGCTGGTCACCGGGCAAAAGGGCGACGGGATCACCGGCAACACTCGCGGCCACGACGGCACCGTCTACTACAACGTCTGGTCCTCCGACGCCTCCCGGAACGGGGTGTGGAAGCTGCCGCCCGGCGGCACTCCTCACCGCATCGCGGCCCTGCCCGTCGACAGAGTCCCCAACGGTCTGGCCATCGATCCGGCCGGGCGCACCTTGTACGTCGCCGACAGCCAGAAGGGCACCGTCTGGGCCGTCCCGGTCGCCGGCGGCCCCGCGGCCGCCTGGCTGGTCGACCCCGCCCTCGCGATCAAGGCGTCCGCCCCCGTGCCGTACGGTGCGAACGGACTCCGTTTCCACAACGGCGCCGTATGGGTCTCCAACCTCAGCAAGGGCACCCTGCTGCGGGTCCCCGTCACCGCCACCGGAACTCCGGGCCGGATCCACACGGTCGCCGACGGCCTCACTGGCATCGATGACTTCAATTTCCTCAGTGACCACTCCAACGTCGTGTTCGCCGCGCTGAACACACAGAACAAGATCGTGGTCGTCTATCCGAACGGCACCACCAGGACCGTGCTGACCGCCTCGGACGGCCTCGCCTCGCCCACCGCCACCGCAGTGCGCGGGAAGCGGTTGTACATCACCGACGGCGGACTCAACGAGCCCCACGACGCGCAAGTGCAGAGCGGGAAGATCGACCTCGGCGCGCTGCTCTCACACTGA
- a CDS encoding aldo/keto reductase, with amino-acid sequence MTATNPLITLNNGVQIPALGLGVYQSAPEETTDAVLTALHDGYRLIDTAAAYFNEREVGEAIARSDMDRSEIFVTTKVWISDYGYDSALRAFDVSLRKMGIEQLDLWLLHQPLPSDFERTIAAYKAAEKLLAEGRVRAIGVSNQTPKQLEELISRTDIVPAVNQIQVHPYYTQPEWRAANESHGILTQSWSPIGGSYVYRGAETNPLEDPVITALADKHAKTSAQIVLRWHLDHGFCAIPKSVKAHRIAENFDVFDFALTPDEVAAIDALDTGVRGGPDPDSLNLENAGFPIPD; translated from the coding sequence ATGACCGCAACGAACCCACTCATCACCCTGAACAACGGCGTCCAGATCCCCGCCCTGGGACTCGGCGTCTACCAGAGCGCCCCCGAGGAGACCACCGACGCGGTCCTGACCGCGCTGCACGACGGCTACCGGCTGATCGACACCGCCGCCGCCTACTTCAACGAGCGGGAGGTCGGTGAGGCGATCGCCCGCTCCGACATGGACCGCTCCGAGATCTTCGTGACGACCAAGGTGTGGATCAGCGACTACGGCTACGACTCCGCGCTGCGGGCTTTCGACGTAAGTCTGCGCAAAATGGGCATCGAGCAGCTCGACCTGTGGCTGCTGCACCAGCCGTTGCCGTCCGACTTCGAGAGGACGATCGCGGCGTACAAGGCGGCGGAGAAGCTCCTCGCCGAGGGGCGCGTCCGTGCGATCGGCGTGTCGAACCAGACGCCCAAACAGCTCGAAGAGCTCATCTCCCGCACCGACATCGTCCCGGCCGTCAACCAAATCCAGGTGCACCCCTACTACACGCAGCCCGAGTGGCGCGCAGCGAACGAAAGCCACGGCATCCTGACCCAGTCGTGGTCGCCCATCGGCGGCTCCTACGTCTACCGAGGCGCCGAGACGAACCCTCTTGAGGACCCCGTCATCACGGCCCTGGCCGACAAGCATGCAAAGACGTCCGCGCAGATCGTGCTGCGCTGGCACCTCGACCACGGCTTCTGCGCGATCCCCAAGTCCGTCAAAGCCCATCGCATCGCCGAGAACTTCGACGTCTTCGACTTCGCCCTGACACCCGACGAGGTGGCCGCGATCGACGCCCTCGACACCGGCGTACGCGGCGGACCCGACCCGGACTCGCTCAACCTGGAGAACGCCGGCTTCCCAATCCCCGACTAG
- a CDS encoding SDR family NAD(P)-dependent oxidoreductase: MARIFITGSTDGLGLMAAQLLVRQGHTVALHARNNTRARDAHAALPDHAGVAVGDLSSIAQSRDVATQVNDLGTFDAVIHNAGVGYYGRGKVETEDGLSDVFAVNVLAPYLLTALITPPRRLIYLSSGMHHSGEATLWDPQWTTRPWQGSQAYSESKFHVTALTLAVARKWPEVLSNAVDPGWVATKMGGSGATDDLRLAPVTQAWLAAADDAAALVTGRYFHHQQPRPPHPATQSPEVQDRLLTYCADLTDVELPTAVSAD, from the coding sequence ATGGCTCGCATCTTTATCACCGGTTCCACCGACGGCCTCGGCCTGATGGCCGCCCAACTGCTCGTGCGGCAGGGCCACACGGTGGCGCTCCACGCACGCAACAACACCCGGGCCCGCGACGCACACGCCGCGCTCCCGGACCACGCGGGCGTCGCCGTCGGTGACCTCTCCAGCATCGCCCAGAGCCGCGACGTGGCCACCCAGGTCAACGACCTGGGCACCTTCGACGCGGTCATCCACAACGCCGGCGTCGGCTACTACGGGCGAGGCAAGGTGGAGACCGAAGACGGTCTCTCGGACGTCTTCGCGGTCAACGTGCTGGCGCCCTACCTCCTCACGGCGCTGATCACACCGCCTCGACGGCTCATCTATCTCAGCTCCGGCATGCACCACAGCGGCGAGGCCACCCTGTGGGACCCGCAGTGGACGACGCGGCCGTGGCAGGGCTCCCAGGCGTACTCGGAGTCGAAGTTCCACGTCACCGCTCTCACGCTCGCCGTCGCTAGGAAATGGCCCGAGGTGCTCTCCAACGCCGTCGACCCGGGCTGGGTCGCCACGAAGATGGGCGGCAGTGGCGCCACCGACGACCTGCGGCTGGCTCCGGTGACCCAGGCATGGCTGGCGGCCGCCGACGACGCGGCGGCGCTGGTCACCGGCCGCTACTTCCACCACCAGCAGCCCCGCCCTCCGCACCCGGCGACGCAGTCGCCCGAAGTGCAGGATCGGCTGCTGACGTACTGCGCCGACCTCACAGACGTCGAGCTGCCCACAGCAGTCTCTGCCGACTGA
- a CDS encoding putative quinol monooxygenase produces MTTLKSAERHVICEVRGNPAHRAKVKELLLELVGPARAEAGCLYYDLYQQSDEPDTFYIVDGWASPEAVVEHAEHPNVTKVVEQLLPLLDAPLKVTTSNRVSDPD; encoded by the coding sequence ATGACCACGCTCAAGTCGGCAGAGCGCCACGTCATCTGCGAGGTACGCGGCAACCCTGCCCACCGCGCCAAGGTCAAGGAGCTCCTGCTGGAGCTCGTGGGCCCCGCGCGGGCCGAAGCCGGATGCCTCTACTACGACCTCTACCAGCAGTCGGACGAGCCCGACACCTTCTACATCGTCGACGGCTGGGCCTCGCCCGAAGCCGTCGTGGAACACGCCGAGCACCCGAACGTGACGAAGGTCGTCGAGCAACTCCTCCCGCTGCTCGACGCACCCCTCAAGGTCACCACCAGCAATCGGGTCAGCGACCCGGACTAG
- a CDS encoding SDR family NAD(P)-dependent oxidoreductase, which yields MEAQALKGRIALVTGGTTGLGFGAAKRLIEEGATVYITGRRKDVLDAAAEKLGPSATGIRADVTSKSDMLRVAETIKAAHGHLDILFANAGGGHATPLAELSEEQIDSELGINIKGVILTVQSVLDVLRDGASIVLNASITADMGLPGFAVYASSKAAVRSLARSWTTDLKDRGIRVNSISPGVVPTEGYSHEQKLSDDDIAAYVERVAKEIPAGRVGTAEDIGDALVFLASDTSRYITGVDLVVDGGMTRVYAGQN from the coding sequence ATGGAAGCGCAGGCACTCAAGGGGCGGATCGCCCTGGTCACCGGCGGCACGACCGGACTCGGTTTCGGCGCCGCCAAGCGTCTGATCGAAGAGGGAGCCACCGTCTACATCACGGGCCGGCGCAAGGACGTGCTTGACGCCGCAGCGGAGAAGCTCGGCCCGTCCGCCACCGGGATCCGAGCCGACGTCACGAGCAAGAGCGACATGCTGCGCGTCGCCGAAACGATCAAGGCGGCGCACGGCCACCTCGACATACTCTTCGCGAACGCGGGTGGCGGACACGCCACGCCCCTCGCTGAGCTGAGCGAGGAGCAGATCGACAGCGAGCTCGGCATCAACATCAAGGGCGTCATCCTCACGGTGCAGAGCGTGCTGGACGTCCTGCGCGACGGCGCGTCCATCGTCCTCAACGCGTCGATCACCGCCGACATGGGGCTGCCCGGGTTCGCCGTCTACGCGTCGTCGAAGGCGGCCGTACGCTCCCTCGCCCGCAGCTGGACGACGGACCTCAAGGACCGTGGGATCCGGGTCAACTCGATCAGCCCCGGAGTGGTGCCCACCGAGGGCTACAGCCACGAACAGAAGCTGAGCGACGACGACATCGCCGCCTACGTCGAGCGCGTCGCGAAGGAAATCCCGGCCGGACGCGTGGGAACGGCCGAGGACATCGGCGACGCCCTCGTCTTCCTGGCCTCGGACACCAGCCGCTACATCACGGGCGTCGACCTCGTCGTGGACGGCGGCATGACCCGCGTCTACGCCGGCCAGAACTGA
- a CDS encoding aldo/keto reductase, with protein MKKRVLGNSGLEVSSIGLGCMGMTFGYGQAADTGEAIKLIRAAAERGVTLFDTAEGYGEANERLVGEALAPVRDQVSIATKFGFKDGNPAAGLDSRPERIRLVAEQSLQRLQTDRIDLFYQHRVDPDVPIEEVAGTVRDLIQEGKVKHFGLSEAGEDVIRRAHAVQPVTALQSEYSLWWREPEEIILPTLEELGIGFVPFSPLGKGFLTGAISQDTKFEASDIRNVLPRFEEEAREANLALIALLGEIADAKQATRAQTAIAWLLAQKPWIAPIPGTTKLHRLEENIGADNVELTSEDLGRIEEAVAQVQIKGERYTAAQQKTINR; from the coding sequence ATGAAGAAGCGTGTACTGGGAAACAGCGGGCTTGAAGTGTCGTCGATCGGGCTCGGCTGCATGGGAATGACCTTCGGCTACGGCCAGGCCGCGGACACCGGTGAGGCCATCAAGCTGATCCGGGCGGCCGCCGAGCGCGGTGTGACGCTCTTCGACACCGCGGAGGGGTACGGGGAAGCGAACGAAAGGCTGGTGGGGGAGGCCCTGGCGCCGGTGCGCGACCAGGTCTCCATCGCCACGAAGTTCGGGTTCAAGGACGGCAACCCCGCAGCGGGGCTGGACAGTCGGCCGGAGCGGATCCGGCTGGTCGCCGAGCAGTCCCTGCAGCGTCTGCAGACCGACCGCATCGATCTGTTCTACCAGCACCGGGTGGACCCCGACGTGCCGATCGAAGAGGTCGCCGGCACGGTCCGGGATCTCATCCAGGAAGGCAAGGTCAAGCACTTCGGCCTGTCCGAAGCGGGTGAGGACGTCATCCGCAGGGCCCACGCGGTCCAGCCGGTCACGGCCCTGCAGAGCGAGTACTCGCTGTGGTGGCGCGAGCCCGAGGAGATCATCCTGCCGACCCTGGAAGAACTGGGCATCGGCTTCGTGCCGTTCAGCCCGCTCGGCAAGGGCTTTCTGACCGGCGCGATCAGTCAGGACACGAAGTTCGAGGCCAGCGACATCCGTAACGTGCTGCCGCGCTTCGAGGAAGAGGCGCGTGAGGCCAACCTCGCGCTGATCGCGCTGCTGGGTGAGATCGCGGACGCCAAGCAGGCGACCCGGGCTCAGACCGCCATCGCGTGGCTGCTGGCGCAGAAGCCGTGGATCGCACCGATCCCGGGCACGACGAAGCTGCACCGCCTCGAAGAGAACATCGGCGCCGACAACGTGGAGCTGACCTCCGAGGACCTCGGGCGCATCGAAGAGGCAGTTGCCCAGGTGCAGATCAAGGGCGAGCGGTACACCGCAGCGCAGCAGAAGACCATCAACCGGTAA
- a CDS encoding carboxymuconolactone decarboxylase family protein has product MTEEQTAVQKLLGDFAPELVRLTDDVLFGEVWASEGLSQRDRSLITVATLVALYRADQLAFHLPKALENGVTKDELVEAITHIAFYAGWPNAMSAITQLKNIVEGADAS; this is encoded by the coding sequence ATGACTGAAGAACAGACCGCCGTACAGAAGCTGCTCGGCGACTTCGCGCCCGAACTGGTCCGGCTCACCGACGACGTCCTGTTCGGCGAGGTGTGGGCGAGTGAGGGACTGTCCCAGCGGGACCGCAGCCTGATCACCGTGGCCACCCTGGTCGCCCTCTACCGCGCCGACCAGCTTGCCTTCCACCTGCCGAAGGCGCTGGAGAACGGAGTGACGAAGGACGAGCTGGTCGAGGCCATCACCCACATCGCGTTCTACGCCGGCTGGCCCAATGCGATGTCCGCGATCACCCAGCTGAAGAACATCGTCGAGGGCGCCGACGCGAGCTGA
- a CDS encoding MFS transporter, which produces MSSHREKPARLPFVVPLLALGTFLMITSEYIIAALLSEVSADLGVSVSTAGLLITAFAVGMIVGAPTISIATLRLPRRFTLVMALAVFAVGHVIAALSSSFTVALAARVVTALATGTFISVASVVATSAAGPAAASRAMGVMMSGMSLAIVAGVPLGSWVGQAIGWRGTFWALAALAVVAALVIGRFIPAEERAEVTPSVRSQLAVLRHGRMWLVLAATALVTGGFMAAYSYISPLLTERTGISEGAVPLVLVGFGVGALLGTNITGRLGDRRPLATFITTSVASVLVLLLLIPLSTSPVATVVLVVLLGVTGLGITSIATPLAVRFGHSSPALAAALTVSAFNVGIALVSWLAGTTLDTSLGVTGPEVVGAVMAGLGLIPLLVLAAMRATRTAVPQMSLPAADEETSHKAQAHHVAA; this is translated from the coding sequence ATGTCTTCTCACCGAGAAAAGCCCGCCAGGCTGCCGTTCGTCGTCCCGCTGCTGGCCCTCGGCACCTTCCTGATGATCACCAGCGAGTACATCATCGCGGCCCTCCTGTCCGAGGTGTCCGCCGACCTCGGCGTCAGCGTCTCCACGGCCGGCCTGCTGATCACGGCGTTCGCGGTCGGCATGATCGTGGGCGCGCCCACGATCTCGATCGCCACGCTGCGCCTGCCCAGGCGTTTCACCCTGGTCATGGCGCTTGCCGTATTCGCCGTCGGCCACGTGATCGCCGCACTCAGCTCCTCCTTCACCGTCGCGCTCGCGGCACGCGTGGTCACCGCGCTGGCCACCGGCACCTTCATCTCCGTCGCCTCGGTCGTGGCCACCTCCGCCGCGGGACCGGCCGCCGCCTCCCGCGCCATGGGCGTGATGATGAGCGGAATGAGCCTGGCCATCGTGGCCGGTGTGCCGCTGGGCTCCTGGGTCGGCCAGGCGATCGGCTGGCGCGGCACGTTCTGGGCGCTGGCCGCCCTCGCGGTCGTGGCTGCCCTGGTCATCGGCCGGTTCATCCCTGCCGAGGAACGCGCCGAGGTGACACCCTCGGTCCGCTCCCAGCTCGCCGTCCTGCGCCATGGCCGTATGTGGCTGGTCCTTGCCGCCACCGCGCTCGTCACGGGTGGATTCATGGCCGCGTACAGCTACATCTCTCCGTTGCTCACCGAGCGGACCGGGATTTCCGAAGGAGCCGTACCTCTCGTGCTGGTCGGTTTCGGCGTCGGTGCTCTGCTGGGCACGAACATCACCGGGCGCCTCGGCGACCGCAGGCCGCTGGCCACGTTCATCACCACCTCCGTCGCCTCGGTGCTGGTGCTGCTCCTGCTGATCCCGCTGTCCACCAGCCCTGTGGCGACCGTCGTCCTGGTGGTGCTCCTGGGTGTGACGGGTCTGGGCATCACATCGATCGCCACCCCGCTGGCCGTGCGCTTCGGACACTCCTCGCCCGCCCTTGCCGCTGCCTTGACGGTGTCGGCCTTCAACGTGGGGATCGCCCTCGTCTCCTGGCTGGCGGGCACGACCTTGGACACCTCCCTGGGCGTGACCGGACCGGAGGTGGTCGGCGCGGTCATGGCCGGACTGGGCCTGATTCCCCTGCTCGTCCTCGCCGCGATGCGCGCCACCCGGACCGCCGTGCCTCAGATGTCCCTGCCTGCGGCGGACGAGGAGACCTCGCACAAGGCTCAGGCTCACCACGTGGCGGCCTGA